Proteins encoded within one genomic window of Spirulina major PCC 6313:
- a CDS encoding indolepyruvate ferredoxin oxidoreductase subunit alpha — MPHTIVTEVCEGVADCVAACPVACIHPGPGKNSKGTDWFWIDFQTCIDCAICLQVCPVEGAILPEERADLQKTPQ; from the coding sequence ATGCCCCACACGATTGTCACGGAAGTCTGTGAAGGTGTTGCCGATTGCGTCGCCGCCTGTCCGGTGGCCTGCATCCATCCCGGCCCCGGCAAAAACAGTAAAGGTACAGACTGGTTTTGGATTGACTTTCAAACCTGTATTGATTGCGCGATCTGTCTCCAAGTCTGTCCCGTTGAAGGGGCGATCCTTCCCGAAGAACGTGCCGATCTGCAAAAAACGCCCCAATAA
- a CDS encoding TolB family protein → MRWIRHGGAIVILGWICSGCALFIQPQIPTGGLNSDTPEEGPSYSGDGRYLAFSSDRNGQRDLFLYDLQTRQLVPLPNLNRRDSSQDQPALSADGRYLAYVSTERGRSDVLVYDRQTQRSQLLTANLRGTVKNPTISGDGSQVAFQTNQLGQWDLAIVERNNLP, encoded by the coding sequence ATGCGCTGGATTAGGCATGGGGGCGCGATCGTTATTTTGGGCTGGATTTGTAGCGGTTGTGCTCTGTTCATTCAGCCGCAAATTCCCACAGGGGGATTAAATAGCGATACCCCCGAAGAAGGGCCGAGCTACAGCGGCGATGGGCGATATTTGGCCTTTAGCAGCGATCGCAACGGTCAGCGCGATCTCTTCCTCTACGACCTCCAAACGCGCCAACTCGTCCCCCTGCCCAATTTAAACCGCCGCGATTCCAGCCAAGACCAACCCGCCCTCAGTGCCGACGGTCGCTATCTGGCCTACGTTTCCACCGAACGCGGCCGCTCCGATGTGCTGGTGTACGATCGCCAAACCCAGCGATCGCAACTCCTCACCGCCAACCTACGCGGCACGGTGAAAAATCCCACGATCAGCGGCGACGGTTCCCAAGTGGCGTTTCAAACCAACCAATTGGGGCAATGGGATCTTGCGATCGTCGAGCGGAATAATTTGCCCTAG